CCCTTCTTCCTGCCCCGGGCCGTGCCCCGGGCCGTCCGCCGCTTCTGACCCGTCCCGGCCCGTCCTGACCCGTCCCGGCCCGTCCCGGCCCGGGCACCGCCGAGGGGCGCTCCGGCGAAGTGCGTGCGGGGCCGTTTCGCCGTGCCGGGCCGAAGAGTTGCCGATCGATCTGAACGTCCACCGGCGCGCGTCCGTATGGAACTCAGCGGGTCCCCCACAGCCGTTCGCGTCCATGCGCGAACCGGCAGAGACGCACAGGAGTTCCATTGAGAAGAAGTGCACGCAGACGCTCAACGGGCGGCAGGAGAGTAGTTGCGGCCTCGATCGCGCTCATGCTGGGCGGTGGCGGGCTGATCGCCGTCAACACCTATGCCTCGGCCGGCGAGGGGTGGGGGCGGTCGCAGAACCGGACTCTCGGAGCCGGCGCCGCGGCCTCCACCATCAGGTGTCCCGAGGCCGCGAACGGGCTCTCGGAGGTGCCTGACGCGGCGCGGCGCGAGGTCGACAGGGAACTGGCCGCGATGGACAGCCAGATCACGGAGGCCTACCAGCGATTCGCCGAGCAGAGGGAACAGGTTGCTCAGGACCCCGGGTTCGCCGAGAACGCGGTCCTCGGTCCGCTGGAGGACAAGCGGACGGCCAGCCTCGACCGCATCGCCACGGCGATCGGCCGCGCCGGCGAACGGCCCAAGGGCCTCGAGTCCATGGCGGCCTGCGAGTTGAAGCAGGACGAAGCCGACAACGGAGGTCAGAACGAGGGAGGTCAGAACGGCGGTCAGGGTCAGGACGGGGGTCAGAACGACGGCAACGGCCAAGGCCAGGACGGGGGCGGTCAGGACGGCGGCGGCAACGCTGGTCAGGCGGGCAACGGTCCGGAGCAGTCCGACTTCGTCGAGATCCAGTCGGTGCAGCCGAACGCCGGTGACCCGCGCAATCGGCGTGGTGCCTCCCGTGGCGTCTTCACGACGAGTTGCGGGGTGAACGAGAACGGCAAGTTCAACCCGGACAACGTGATCGTGGCGCCGGGTGTCGCCAACGGTGCCCACCATATGCACGACTACGTGGGCAACCAGGCCAACGACGCCTTCGCCAGTGACGACGACCTCGCGGCAGGCGAGACGACCTGTGTGAACCAGGGCGACAAGTCGACGTACTACTGGCCGGTGCTGCGGCTGCAGAACGGGCAGCAGGAGGCCGACGCCGATGCCGACGGCGGCGGCAAGGACCAGAACGTCGGTGAGATCCAGACGCCGTCGCAGGTCACGCTGAACTTCGTGGGCAACCCGCGGTCGAAGGTGACGGCGATGCCGCGGTTCCTGCGGATCATCACGGGCGACGCCAAGGCGTTCGTCAACGGTGATGCGAACGCGAACGCCTCGTGGAGCTGCACCGGCTTCGAGAACCGCCAGCTGAAGGACAAGTACCCGATCTGCCCCGAGGGCAGTCAGGTGGTGCGGACGTTCAAGTTCCAGAGCTGCTGGGACGGCCAGAACACCGACAGTGCCAACCACCGTACCCATGTCGCCTTCGCCCAGGCCAACGGCGCCTGCCCCAACGGCTTCCGCGCCATCCCGCAGCTCGTGCAGCGCATCGTGTACGACGTGCCGCCGCCGGTGTTCGACGGGGCCAACCCGAGCGTCTTCGCGGTCGACTCCTTCCCGGAGCAGCTGCACAAGCCCGTCACCGACCACGGCGACTTCATCAACGTCTTCGACGACAACCTGATGGACGAGCTTGTGGGCTGCATCAACGAGGGCCGTGAGTGCGGTCCCGGCGACGCCGGTGCACCTCCCGCCGACGGCAACAACGGTGGCAACGGTGACGGAGGTGGCAACGGCGGCAACGGTGACGGAGGTGGCAACGGGGAGAACCCCGGCGACCCGGCCCCGCCCAACGACGGAGCGACGGGTGGTCAGGACGCGCCCGGCGCACCGGCTGAGCCGCAGAACCCCGGCGGGGGCAACCCTCCGGCCGACGGCGGGGACGGCAAGCCCGGCGCGGCTCCCGGAGCCGGCCAGGACTCCGGCCAGGACGGCGCGGGTCAGGACGGGTCCGGCTCCGGGGACAACGGCTCGGGGGACAACGGCTCCGGAGACCGGAACGCACCGGAAGGCGGCGGCAAGGTGAAGAACCCCGAGGTTCTCGCCAATTCGTCCACCGGGTCCTCCGCGGGTTCGTCCGCGGACGCCCCCGCCGGGTCGAACGGTTCGGCGCAGACGGGCACGGGTGACGGCGAGCCCGCCGCCCAGGCCACGGAGGCCGCGGGGGAGAACGCCACCGAGCCCAACGGCGGCGGCGGTCCGCTGGCAGGCGGTCAGGCTCAGAGCGGTGGGCTCGCGGAGACCGGTGCCCAGCTGTGGCCGTCCGCGGCCGGGGCCGTGCTGCTCCTGGCAGGTGGGCTGCTGCTGCGTACGCGCCGTCCGCAGCGTGTGGCGGCGCGCCGCCGCTGACCCGGGTCTTCCTTCACATCGGTCCTGGCCGGCCCCCGTCCCGACGGGGGCCGGCCAGGCCGTGGTGAGCGCTCCGCGGCCGTCCGCCGGGCGACCGGCTCAGCGAGGGGGCCCCGCCACCGGATCGTTCGACGTGACGGTGAACAGGCCGCCGTCGGGGTCGCGGAGGGTCACCCAGGCGTCCGCGCTGGTCGGGTCGGCCGGCGCGATGACCCGGCCACCGAGCCCGACGGCCGTCCGCACGGCGAAGTCCACGTCGGGCACGTAGAAGTACACGTGCCAGCGGGGGCGGATGTGCGGGTCGGGGGCCTCGCCGACGGCGCCGCCGGTGATCCGGGCGACCACGTCCCCCTGGTGCCGCAGGACGACATGGTCGTCCTCGTAGGCCACTTGGCAGCAACCGGGCTGTGCGCAGGCCCAGTCCAGTACCTCGGCGTAGAAGATCGCCGCATCGAAGGCGTCGCGGGTGCGCAACTCCAGCCAGGCCGGAGCCTTGTCGGTGCCCATGCTCCAGTCGGGGATGGCCTTGCCCTGCCAGATGCCGAACACGGCGCCGTCGCGGTCCGCGGCCAGCGCCGCCCGGCCGGTGCCGAAGCTGAGCGGGCCCACCGCCACCGTGGCGCTGCGCTCGTGGATCCGGGCCGCCGTCAGGTCCGCATCGTCGACCGCGAAGTAGGGTGTCCACGCCACCGCGACCGCGAGGCTGTCCGCGAGTGCCCCGATCCCGGCGACGGGAGTGCCGTCGAGGAAGCCGACGGCAAACTCCTCGCCGAGCCGGGTGGGACGGAACGCCCACCCGAGCACCTCCGAGTAGAACTCCTCCGCCGTCGGGAGATCACGAGCCATGAGGCTCACCCAGCACGGAGCGCCGAACAGCGCATGACTTGACGTAGACACGACAGCCGCCCATCTCCACGTCGCGCGCACCCGGGCACGCGAGACTGGACCTCCCACGCTACTCCGCTCGTCCGGCCGCCGCCGTACCGCGTCACTCCGGGTGACCGGGGCCGTACGGCGGTGAGAGTCCCTGCGCCCAGGGGGTTCCGGCCGTGCGCGTGGAGGGCTTCTCCGCGGTCGGCGGGAAGGCGAGAGCGGCGCGGTTCCCGCCTCCCGCCTTACGCGGCGGCGCCCGCATCGGGTCCGGCACGGCGCGACAGGGCAGGAGCGCCATGGAGCGAGCCGGTGATCGCGCGTGCCTTCGCCGTCGCGACCAGCGATGCCGCAGTGCCCCCGCAGCGCCACCGAAACGCCCTCTGGACGCTTCCTGGACGCCCCCCGGGGACGCGCTCGGGACGCGCTCGGGACCCGTCCATCGGGTTCCGCCCCTTGGAACGGGAGACGCGGGGCAGGCGGGGGACATGACGGTGAACAACCCCGACCCTGAGCCGCGTCCCCGCCCACGAAACCGGGCCAAGGCCGCGGTCGCGGCCGTCTGCGCGCTGGTGCTGCTGGTCGCGGCCTTCTTCCTGGCCTACGCACTCGTCCTGATGCTCTGACGGCGAAGCCGGCAGCGACGCGTGCCCGACGACGACGCGTGCCCGACGGCCCACCGGCAGGTCCCCCCGTCCGGAGTGGCCACCACGGCCCGGCCAGGCCGTGGACACCCGTGCCGGCCGCCCGGCGGTCCACCGCGAGTGGCGACTGCGTGGCGGCATCCGGGGTACCCGCCGTATCCGTGAAGTCCCGCCGAAGGGGAGGGGAAATGGCGGTTTCCAGGACAGCGATGCTCGCCCTCGACTGCGCCGAGCCGGAGACGCTCGCGGAGTTCTACGCGGCGCTGCTCGGCGCCGAGATACGGAGGACGTCCGATCCCGATCTCATCGAGGCCGTCGGCCGGGACGGTTCCGTGCTGGGCTTCCGGCGCGACCACGG
The Streptomyces tirandamycinicus DNA segment above includes these coding regions:
- a CDS encoding VOC family protein: MARDLPTAEEFYSEVLGWAFRPTRLGEEFAVGFLDGTPVAGIGALADSLAVAVAWTPYFAVDDADLTAARIHERSATVAVGPLSFGTGRAALAADRDGAVFGIWQGKAIPDWSMGTDKAPAWLELRTRDAFDAAIFYAEVLDWACAQPGCCQVAYEDDHVVLRHQGDVVARITGGAVGEAPDPHIRPRWHVYFYVPDVDFAVRTAVGLGGRVIAPADPTSADAWVTLRDPDGGLFTVTSNDPVAGPPR
- a CDS encoding DUF1996 domain-containing protein — protein: MLGGGGLIAVNTYASAGEGWGRSQNRTLGAGAAASTIRCPEAANGLSEVPDAARREVDRELAAMDSQITEAYQRFAEQREQVAQDPGFAENAVLGPLEDKRTASLDRIATAIGRAGERPKGLESMAACELKQDEADNGGQNEGGQNGGQGQDGGQNDGNGQGQDGGGQDGGGNAGQAGNGPEQSDFVEIQSVQPNAGDPRNRRGASRGVFTTSCGVNENGKFNPDNVIVAPGVANGAHHMHDYVGNQANDAFASDDDLAAGETTCVNQGDKSTYYWPVLRLQNGQQEADADADGGGKDQNVGEIQTPSQVTLNFVGNPRSKVTAMPRFLRIITGDAKAFVNGDANANASWSCTGFENRQLKDKYPICPEGSQVVRTFKFQSCWDGQNTDSANHRTHVAFAQANGACPNGFRAIPQLVQRIVYDVPPPVFDGANPSVFAVDSFPEQLHKPVTDHGDFINVFDDNLMDELVGCINEGRECGPGDAGAPPADGNNGGNGDGGGNGGNGDGGGNGENPGDPAPPNDGATGGQDAPGAPAEPQNPGGGNPPADGGDGKPGAAPGAGQDSGQDGAGQDGSGSGDNGSGDNGSGDRNAPEGGGKVKNPEVLANSSTGSSAGSSADAPAGSNGSAQTGTGDGEPAAQATEAAGENATEPNGGGGPLAGGQAQSGGLAETGAQLWPSAAGAVLLLAGGLLLRTRRPQRVAARRR